In Portunus trituberculatus isolate SZX2019 chromosome 45, ASM1759143v1, whole genome shotgun sequence, the DNA window CCTTGCTTGTGAGGAATAAACAAAACTGTTGTACTAGACTCATTTTAGACCTATTTTTGTCAACATTTTTGgcaaatgaattttttttttttttcatcccgtAATAAATTCTGTATACATATTTTAGAGCTGTCCTCCATGACTATATTGTGATCACTCCCAGTAGCCTTCCACTAAATGACATGCAGTCAATCTTCGAGTTAATAGTAACCATGTAGGTATACAGTTATGTatcagtggtggtagtgctgtggAAGGTAGCTAAGAGTTGGAACCTAAGGAATGAGGTTTGTCATGGTACTGTAGTGGTGACTTCTCAATTTATGTATTTAGAATATGCAGTTTTGGAgtaacaaggtaaaaaaaaacctaGTAATTTTTTCATATTGCAGATTATTTAGAATAAAACTATGCCAAGAATATCAAGTTGAACATCAGGTTTGGTTCTGTGATGCAGCCACCAAGTGATTCCCATGTATACCACTAACATGCTGTCCCTTCACACACTACTTCAAACTCCTGGCAAGTCTCGAGAGTTATGGGATTCTGCAAGATGTTTGGGACTGCCATATTTAATATCACAGCTGATTGCAGCCTGTGGAGGCACCTCACCCTCAGGATACCTAGTGAGGCCAAAGTCGTCAGGAATGTCAGCATAAGCTGTCTTGCTGTTATTTAGATGCTGTTACTATAGCAATGATAatcctttgtttattccagCTGAGAAGTACACAAAAGCCAAAAGAAACCCATCTCATCACACCATTATACACTTGGTGTATAATGGACTGATGTCCAAAAAATGACCAAAAAGGTTTGATGCTGACAGTGTCTGCATCACCAGCTTCACAGTCGCACTGAAAAGTCATGTCGATTGCACAATTGCCAGCTACCCATCATTCCCCATGAAAATTTTTATTTCCAATTTCTGTGCCAGCTTCCTAGCTGCTGCAAGGATTTCTGTGTCATCAATCGCTGCTACACATATCACTTCACAACCAACACCTTTTCGTAACACTTTTGGTTGCCGATGCATCCACACAGTACTTGGCAGATTATTCTACCAGCTTATCTTTTGGCTTTCTAATGTTTGAAACAGTTTGCTAGGTCACAACATACTCCTCACAAACACTCATAACAATAGCTTTTGAGACACAGTTAGAGCCACTCATGCTTAATAAATTTCGGAGGCATGATAAGTGTTTTAAGGTATCTATTCATCCTGAAAAAATGCACAAAACTATATTCACTGATACTGGATAAGACACGTTTATGAGCATCTGCCAGATTTATTTACAACCGCCTGGTGGGCATTTCTGGCAGTGTGAGGCGTGCATTGTTTGAATTTATTTGTCTGCAGTCAGGACTCGTTATTATTCGGACACTGTCTGGGTAAACCAAAATCCACATTAATGAGGTCCGGATGAAcaaggatcacacacacacacacacacacacacacacacacacacacacacacacactggaacatCTAATAGTGTACAGTTACATTTAGTCATCATGTTCACTTTATGCAATTTTTACATCATGTGATCCCTTCATGAACGTATCCCTCGCATAATCTGAGAAATCCCTGTATGTTGCTGCGGCAGGACAACTCTTCAATATGGAATTTTTTGTTTAGTTGGAAGatggtttccttatttttatacaTTAGTCAATAAGCAATGACAAAAATCAGTGGGGCAGGTCTAACAATATGAGCCTTATCCAACAGTGTTACTGAGGGAACAAGGGAACATGGACCTTCAAATGAACCCATAGTAACCCAATCAACAATAGTGGCACTGGCTGGCATCACCATCCCTTCCATGACTACACACAGACTCTTATTAGCAGCACCAAGCTTTGTGACACAAAGCAGCTGACAGGTAAAGGCCCAAGTTTTTAAACTGTTAGATCCCAACAACAAAGCTTCCACATAACTTTTTAAACTTGGGTTCTAAcagggaaagaaacaaagggaTGTTAGAACAAAATATCAACTCTTGTGCTATGCATAAGTCGATAACTGAAGCAACTCTTGTGCATTTATAAACACCTTAATCTTCCTGATGATGATGGACACTGTTTTGCAAAATTAGCATTAGTAACTACTAATCCCACGTTTTAAAAAATTGGGCCAAGAAGAGCAGCAGGAAATGTCGAGTATGCACAAGTCCTGCTGGGGCAATGCAGCTAATTCAAGTAATGTGTGCTTGAACAGGCTATAGTTGTACAACAGACAGGCGACAGGAAGCGAAAGAGGGAGATGGTCAGTTATAGCAGACAGTCATCAACAGGGTACAGTGGGATTCTtggaaatgtttttatgtagCTGATGGAGATGAGAGAGTGCTTGCTGGCTAATGTTTAGTGCAGGATCCACAGGCTTCAGGTCATCTTTCCTTAGTAGAGACAGTCCACTGATGCCAAGGTATGTGTGTAGACCATCAGGATTTGAGTTAGGGtacttggccagtcctcctgtTATGGGATCTTGAGTGGACAAAACAAACTGTCTTAAGGCAGTTGTGTCCAGGTAATCCAAAGCCCCAAGTATCTGtacaagaaaaattaatggTCCATTCAATACTCCCTAAATCAAAGTAGCATCCTGTTTAGAAAGGTAGTGGTGTTTAATGCCTCTCCTCAACCTCTGATCATTGTACAAACTACAACAATAGCTAACCTGTAGGGTGGCACCAATCCAGAAGGCATAGCAGGTATCTGGAGGCTTATTTGGTCTTCCCTGTAGGCCGCCTCCACTCTGCCTCCCTACCAGCCACCGAACCAACCGTTCACGCTGCCAACAAAGGAAAATTATAGTTTAATGATGAGagatcattagagagagagagagagagagagagagagagagagagagagagagtgaaagagagagtgaaagagagagagagagagagagagagagagagagtgagagagagagagagagagagagagagagagagagagagagagagagagagagagagagagagagagagagagagagagagagagagagagagagagagagagagagagagagagagagagagagagagagtgaaagagagagagagaggagaaagcatGAGAGGGAATTTCAAGTAGTAAAAAAGCACATATGTGAGTTATGAGTCAAACAAcacctctttcattccacagatACATACATCAttagttaaaaagaaaatctgAATATTTTTAACCTGAGTTCTGGACAAAGAGGAGTCCAGCTTGCCCAGGAGGTGGAGTGTGGCAATGGCACAGTAACTGCTGCCCCCGTGTGCCTCAAGGTGAGTGCCTTGGCCCATGGCACCCTCATAACTCTGCAGATGAAAGTCAACTATTAAATATAGctcagagaagaaaataaaacttatATACCAGTTGTTTACTAATTATCCAGACCAATTCATCAAGAACCACAGTCACCCTTCAAGAACTCCACAGTGCAGCACTAGGAGGTAGAGAGAGTCGGTGCTCAGCCCAACATGTGggtgatgaaaggaaatatgaataatTGAGTAAAAGACACTAATTCTTAAGGATGGATTTCCTATTTAAGAGGATGGAGATTCAAAAGCTAAACTAAGCACATCTCATAAAATCATAATATGGATGAGGGAGTTAGCTTGGCAATATCATAATGGAAGGGAGTAGGCAGCAGGATGAAAATGCAGTCCTATTGTAGCTAAAATTTTCAACACATCACTTGACCAACATTTACATGAAATTAAGGAAGTGCAGTACTAGTTGATTGAATAAATGGCCTTATTGTTGCACCACTTGAGTTCCTTTACAGTACACTAAGTCCAATACAATACTGCCTCTCGGTGTACCCTAAGCCTAGCATAGGGTTGCCATATATCAACTATCAAAATTCCAGAAATGTTCACTAACACCAAATATGATATTgaaaaacacgtaaatcaataacaaaataattaatTGATTTACCTTTGCTGCAGTAACAAGCTCACAAAGCCACAAAGAAACATACAATAATGCAAACTGATTGATGCTTAAAGAGAAAAGACTAGCACACAATGTGAGGCGAGTCATGCGATGAAGGGAAGGCTGATAGCATTGACTCAAAAAATGTTAGTCTTGAATGAAACCAGACTAAAACAGCTGCCAAAAGGTAAAccctcttgccttcctctctcaaacCATTTCAAACTATAAAAATATGACATTTTTTAAACAGTTATTGATAGAAGCTGAAATTCCGGACATttgaggaattaaaaaaaattcacctGGACACAGATTTCGACACATGAATTCCAGATATGCCTGGGGAAATCTGGACATATGACAACCCTAGCCTAGCACTCAACACTGCCTTATACAATGCTCAAAATACAAGCCACTgaactgcactgcactgcaacACGCCTTGTGTCGAGTGACCTACCTGAAACAGCTTCTGGCTCTAGCTGGAACCAAGACTTGGTGCTGGTAAGGCTGAAGGAACTGTGTGAGGCTAAAAAGATGTAATTACTCCAGTAAGGAATTATTCACACATCTTCTAATAATGAAGTCATGAGAGCCTAACAATATATGTGTGACTGATGGCATGAAAGGCAACCTGTCAAAATCTCCATCCTGTACCGGTGAAATGAACCATAGCATGTACCAATGATGGGTGCCAAGAGGCTTCTACAGCTGCTGGCAACTAATTGCAACACTGGAGTTTTTTGTTCGTTTCAGATTGCACAGACATGATCCCTCTGTATGACCATTAAAGAACCAATGT includes these proteins:
- the LOC123519469 gene encoding geranylgeranyl transferase type-1 subunit beta-like isoform X3, whose protein sequence is MAVLYFALSGLDLLDGLSELDIKERQHIINWIYSLQILPGNDRGILVPDEQACAGFRGGTTLASCRGKSSCDAVSQLDCGHITMTYTALASLIILGDDLSRVERPAVMAHVAALQCPDGSFFSTRGGSENDMRFMYCAAAICYILQDFSAINTTSATKYILNSMSYEGAMGQGTHLEAHGGSSYCAIATLHLLGKLDSSLSRTQRERLVRWLVGRQSGGGLQGRPNKPPDTCYAFWIGATLQILGALDYLDTTALRQFVLSTQDPITGGLAKYPNSNPDGLHTYLGISGLSLLRKDDLKPVDPALNISQQALSHLHQLHKNISKNPTVPC